The Flavobacterium sp. M31R6 nucleotide sequence ATGTATCCTATTTTGGAACAAATGGTGCGGCAACTTATGGAGGGTATTATTCTGGTTTTGATTTGAAACCAGAAATTGTATCCAGTAAAATAGCCGTTGCCAATTCCTCCTGTATTCCAAATGTATCTTTAAAAATAAATTCATTATCATCCTATGATACTTTTCAGTGGTATAAAGACGACCTCCTGATACCATCAGCTACCAACATCAGCTATACTCCTACAAATCCAGGTTATTACCAAGTACGAGGAAGTATATCCGGTTGTTTAAGTGATGTATATTCAGATAAAATACCTGTTAGTGACTGCCCGCTGGACTCTGACAATGATGGAGCCAATAATAATATAGATATTGATTGGGATAATGACGGAATTCTGAATACTGACGAAAGCAACTTTATTTTTGTAACTCAAGCAAATCCTTTATTGGGCAGCAACTTTAATGGATCAGTTACTGGAAACGGAACGGTAAGTGGTTATCCAACTTATGGTTTTGTTTCTACTATTCCCGAAGGAAAAAACAGTTCAAACACTTATACAGTCAACTTTACCAAACCTGAAAAAATATTTTTTCAGTATATTATAGATGGAAACGTACAAACTACACCAATTACTGACCTTGCCAATTCAGAAGGTGATTTTGTTGTATCTGTTCCTTCCAATGAGACATTAACAATAACCGACCCAAATAATCAACTACTCATCGATACTAATTTTGATGGGATTTATGAAAGTGGTGTCAAAGAATTTACTTCTTTTGAAATTCGTTTTCGTCTAAAAAGTACTGTCCCTGCACCAGCCGGTTCATTGACTTTTAAAATCGAGGGATATGACATCACTTCGTTAATTTTTAAACACAACAATCTTTCAGACACAACAACTAATAGTGCTTCATTCAGCATCAATACAAAAGATCCTTTTGATTCCGATTTAGACGGTATACCAGATGCCTTCGATATTGACAAAGACAACGATGGAATTCCTGACTATATTGAAGGACAAGGAAAAGGCTTTAAATCGCTTTCAGGTGTAGACAGCAATAAAGATGGATTGGACAATAATTTTGAACCTGGATTAAACCCAGTTAATTCTGATGCCGATCTTAATGGTAGCTATTATTATGTGAAAGATGTATTGGATTTAGATAGTGACAATGACGGCATTTATGATGTTGTCGAAGCAGGACACAACGCTTTGGATAGCAATAATGACGGAAGAGTTGATGGCAATGTTGGAACGAATGGCTTATTAGATATTTTGGAAAGCGCACCTGATAGCGGAGTATTAAAATACTCCATTGCCGATTCAGATGCTGATGGTGAATTAAATTATATTGAAAAAGACAGTGACAATGATGGCTGTAATGATGTAATTGAAGCTGGTTTTACTGATCCAGATTTTGACGGTCAATTAGGAAATACTCCAATTGTAGTGGATTCAAAAGGAATCGTAACCAGCAGAACAAACGGCTACACCGTTCCAAATACTAATTATATTGTAGCAACTCCAATTCTTGTTACAACACAACCTCAAAATCAATCTGTTTGTGAATTACAAAATGGCTCTTTTACAATTGAATCTAATGCCGATGGTTTTAAATGGCAATTATCTATAGATAGCGGAAATACTTGGAACACTCTCGTAAATGATCTTGTTTATTCAGGAACAAATACTAAATCATTAACTATTGCAAAAGTGATTCCTAGTATGAATGGGTATCAATATCGCGTTGTTTTAAGTAAAAACAATAATGTATGTGGACTAACTTCTGCAATAGCCGCTTTGGCTATTTACGCTTTACCCGTTTTAAATTCTCCAATTACCCTCGTGCAATGTGATGACGATACAGATGGGATTTCCAACTTTAATGTAACCGAAAAAAATAGCTTTATTTCGGCTAATTCTACCATCGAGACTTTCACCTATTACACCACGATGGCAGGAGCAAATACAAAAGATGCTTCGGTATTTATAACAAATCCTATTAGCTTTACTAGTGGCAATAAAAGTATTTGGGCAAGAGTCGAAAATTCAAATGGCTGTTTTAGTATAGCACAGTTGAATCTAATCGTTTCCACAACCCAGATCAATTCCAACTTCAAAAAAATCCTTGAAACCTGTGATGATTTTATTGATGCAACAAATGACGACAAAGATGGTATTTCATCCTTTGATTTCAGTAGTGTAATAACTGACATTCAAGCCTTGCTCCCATCTCCTAGTTCGAATTATATCATAAAGTTCTACCCTAATGGAGCTGATGCCTTGGCTGAAACTAATACCATTCCAAACCCTTCTAATTATAGAAACACAACACCGAACCAACAAGAAATTTGGGTACGAATAGACAGTAATCTCGACAATGCCTGTTTTGGATTAGGATCT carries:
- a CDS encoding T9SS type B sorting domain-containing protein; amino-acid sequence: MKNTLLVLISFFSLSCFAQFSKTHYIPPLISATGLVEDQYLYISTPSLTNVNFKIIPNGGSVIYGTVNSSNPYRYSIGAGDDTQLFTPLTNTGIVANKGYVVEAEDLIYVSARVNAGINNNRGYNHAGGLVSKGNSALGTTFRLGAMLNPLFDPTLLNFASILATENGTKVTISNLQNGTKLLDGSTVSGPITVTLNKNESYVLALQNYDDGSTISNSSKIIGALVTSDKPVVVNSGSFGGSNSSVMGMNPNSGGLSPAGRDVGFDQIVSLEKTGKEYVFVKGIGTDELERVLLVAHSDNTQIYLNGNATPFKTLNEGEYIALDGSQFINGNLYITATENLFAYQSIGGSDSPANQNLFFVPPINCSTPNTVDNIPQIQSIGNTTFNGILNIVTESGATVLLNNGPITSPPIAITGNSKFVRYTISGLSGNIAVKSTKQVYVSYFGTNGAATYGGYYSGFDLKPEIVSSKIAVANSSCIPNVSLKINSLSSYDTFQWYKDDLLIPSATNISYTPTNPGYYQVRGSISGCLSDVYSDKIPVSDCPLDSDNDGANNNIDIDWDNDGILNTDESNFIFVTQANPLLGSNFNGSVTGNGTVSGYPTYGFVSTIPEGKNSSNTYTVNFTKPEKIFFQYIIDGNVQTTPITDLANSEGDFVVSVPSNETLTITDPNNQLLIDTNFDGIYESGVKEFTSFEIRFRLKSTVPAPAGSLTFKIEGYDITSLIFKHNNLSDTTTNSASFSINTKDPFDSDLDGIPDAFDIDKDNDGIPDYIEGQGKGFKSLSGVDSNKDGLDNNFEPGLNPVNSDADLNGSYYYVKDVLDLDSDNDGIYDVVEAGHNALDSNNDGRVDGNVGTNGLLDILESAPDSGVLKYSIADSDADGELNYIEKDSDNDGCNDVIEAGFTDPDFDGQLGNTPIVVDSKGIVTSRTNGYTVPNTNYIVATPILVTTQPQNQSVCELQNGSFTIESNADGFKWQLSIDSGNTWNTLVNDLVYSGTNTKSLTIAKVIPSMNGYQYRVVLSKNNNVCGLTSAIAALAIYALPVLNSPITLVQCDDDTDGISNFNVTEKNSFISANSTIETFTYYTTMAGANTKDASVFITNPISFTSGNKSIWARVENSNGCFSIAQLNLIVSTTQINSNFKKILETCDDFIDATNDDKDGISSFDFSSVITDIQALLPSPSSNYIIKFYPNGADALAETNTIPNPSNYRNTTPNQQEIWVRIDSNLDNACFGLGSYVTLQVNPKPNIDTNDNQNANQLVCSNLPSFFVKLDAGIIDNTPTSDYKYIWSKDGSIIPSENNYTLNVNEEGIYTVTVATAKGCERTRSITVTASDIAHLNSIAISDLSDSNTVTANISGQGNYGYSIDLPNGPFQESNILENVSPGIHELYVHDKNGCGTLQKTIAVLGIPKFFTPNNDGYNDYWNIKGANETFNSGAKILIFDRYGKLIKQVLAATEGWDGTFIGNPMPADDYWYTIKLEDGREAKGHFSLQR